A single region of the Silene latifolia isolate original U9 population chromosome 8, ASM4854445v1, whole genome shotgun sequence genome encodes:
- the LOC141596820 gene encoding F-box/kelch-repeat protein At3g23880-like: MEISSIISPEIHLKIESFWPEILKRVPTKQLGICMCVSKKWNSLITSPSFISSHNIFLSKSQKFNQSSNLFVLRTFSIKNRQKPLKELYHICFDGDKSKNQTLETLIEKSVLCPFKTAIIGLQFRFVGSVNGVIFLSDDYLCNTYNYILWNPLLSCFIQLPKPRACFDTIGPYMHVSGIGYDDEVDDFKVIRLVYPSRSDGLDEIPPRAELYSVKEGKWRWVKADNVEYCPIDNEWSQCFVRESIHWVAYERRSEEEGSGHKSTLLLLFNVVKEKFQMMKLPLELREFCPLGLRVSECRGLLCVNHYVMTNMLVGELVQYNLWVKKEYNNGGSWSKVASIDLRGSLQKGIYWRKNGELLVLSKDEGLVSYDIETGNVATLAPGHAVRYDACSFVESLAFLNKDCKNRRRYISEENDENDSSDNDDEELITPGRPGIEKMGKFFYRMNQLKKFRREF; this comes from the exons ATGGAAATTTCCTCCATAATTTCACCGGAGATTCACCTCAAAATAGAATCCTTTTGGCCGGAGATTCTCAAGAGAGTTCCAACTAAACAACTAGGAATTTGCATGTGCGTGTCAAAAAAATGGAACTCACTTATCACTTCTCCGTCTTTCATTTCTTCTCATAACATCTTCCTATCAAAatcccaaaaattcaatcaaagttCCAATCTTTTTGTTCTTAGAACATTTTCCATTAAAAACCGACAAAAACCCTTGAAGGAATTGTACCACATTTGCTTCGATGGTGATAAATCAAAGAATCAAACCCTAGAAACCCTAATTGAGAAGAGTGTTCTGTGTCCTTTCAAGACTGCAATTATTGGGCTACAGTTTAGGTTTGTTGGGTCAGTTAATGGTGTTATTTTCTTATCAGATGATTACCTTTGTAATACTTATAATTATATTTTATGGAATCCTCTTTTGAGTTGTTTTATTCAGTTGCCTAAACCCAGAGCTTGTTTTGATACAATTGGGCCTTATATGCATGTTTCTGGGATTGGGTATGATGATGAAGTTGATGACTTTAAGGTTATTAGGCTTGTGTATCCATCAAGGAGTGATGGGTTAGATGAAATCCCGCCTCGAGCTGAGTTGTACTCGGTTAAGGAAGGGAAATGGAGGTGGGTTAAAGCTGATAATGTGGAGTATTGTCCTATAGATAATGAGTGGTCACAGTGTTTTGTGAGAGAGAGTATTCATTGGGTTGCTTACGAGAGGCGAAGCGAGGAGGAGGGTAGTGGTCATAAGAGTACTTTACTGTTGTTGTTTAATGTTGTGAAGGAGAAGTTTCAAATGATGAAATTACCTTTGGAGTTGAGGGAGTTTTGTCCATTAGGTCTTAGGGTTTCGGAGTGTCGAGGGTTGTTGTGTGTGAATCACTATGTTATGACCAATATGTTGGTTGGAGAATTGGTGCAGTATAATTTGTGGGTTAAAAAGGAGTATAACAATGGCGGGTCTTGGAGTAAGGTTGCTAGTATTGATCTTAGGGGGAGTTTACAGAAGGGTATTTACTGGAGGAAGAATGGAGAGTTGCTCGTTTTGAGTAAGGATGAGGGGCTTGTGTCTTATGATATCGAAACTGGCAATGTGGCTACGCTTGCACCGGGTCATGCTGTTCGTTATGATGCGTGTTCTTTTGTTGAGAGTCTGGCTTTCTTGAACAAGGATTGCAAGAATAGAAG GAGATATATCTCGGAGGAAAATGATGAGAATGACAGCAGTGATAATGATGATGAGGAACTTATTACACCGGGAAGACCTGGAATTGA AAAAATGGGGAAATTCTTCTATCGCATGAATCAGCTGAAGAAATTCCGCCGAGAGTTCTAG